The following proteins come from a genomic window of Henningerozyma blattae CBS 6284 chromosome 4, complete genome:
- the NRK1 gene encoding ribosylnicotinamide kinase (similar to Saccharomyces cerevisiae NRK1 (YNL129W); ancestral locus Anc_2.140) — translation MADTFFIAISGCSSTGKTTLANITKNCFPEALLLHEDDFYLHDDEIPINKKYNIPDWDCAESLNIELLMEELSNIRKTGQITTKLIHNNNIDDIRKFLLPEEYLEELTKKYSILFKKYSKHSQFQIVIVEGFMLFHQDRLLNEFDCKLLIRSPYEILKKRRNARPGYQTLDSYWKDPPYYFDEFVYKGYKESHRHLFEEADVEKSLKVEYANVLKDYLNTDEKDIREGLDWVYKEISQSLHNKYPTI, via the exons ATGGCCGACACGTTTTTCATAGCAATAAGTGGATGTTCATCAACAGGCAAAACC aCCTTAGCtaatataacaaaaaaCTGTTTTCCGGAAGCCTTACTATTACATGAAGATgatttttatcttcatgATGATGAAATCCCAATcaataagaaatataatattccTGATTGGGATTGTGCTGAGAGTTTGAATATTGAATTACTAATGGAAGAATTAAGTAATATTCGTAAGACAGGTCAAATAACcacaaaattaattcacaacaacaatattgatgatattagGAAGTTTCTGTTGCCAGAGGAATATTTAGAAGAGCTAACTAAGaaatattctattttgtttaaaaaatatagtaaACATTCtcaatttcaaatagtCATTGTTGAAGGATTCATGCTATTTCATCAAGACAGactattaaatgaattcgattgtaaattattgatTCGTTCACCCTATGAGATACTtaagaaaagaagaaacGCTAGGCCCGGATATCAAACTTTAGATTCATATTGGAAAGATCCaccttattattttgatgaatttgttTATAAGGGCTATAAAGAAAGTCATCGtcatttatttgaagaagcGGATGTTGAAAAAAGTCTAAAAGTTGAATATGCTAATGTTCTAAaggattatttaaatacagATGAGAAAGATATTCGTGAAGGTCTTGATTGGGTCTATAAAGAGATTTCCCAATCGTTACACAATAAGTATCCtactatttaa
- the KRE33 gene encoding ribosome biosynthesis protein KRE33 (similar to Saccharomyces cerevisiae KRE33 (YNL132W); ancestral locus Anc_2.136) codes for MVKKAIDSRIPSLIRNGVQTKQRSFFVIVGDRARNQLPNLHYLMMSANLKMNKSVLWAYKKKLLGFTSHRKKREAKIKKEIKRGTREANTQDPFESFISNQNIRYVYYKETEKVLGNTYGMCILQDFEALTPNLLARTIETVEGGGIVVILLKSMSSLKQLYTMTMDIHSRYRTEAHNDVVARFNERFILSLGSNPNCLVVDDELNVLPISGGKNVKALPPPDEDTISPKEQELKDLNSSLEDVQPAGSLVSLAKTVNQAHAILQFIDSISEKTLNSTVALTAGRGRGKSAALGISIAAAISHGYSNIFVTSPSPENLKTLFEFIFKGFDALGYQEHIDYDIIQSTNPDFNKAIVRVDIKRDHRQTIQYIVPQDSQVLGQAELVVIDEAAAIPLPIVKKLLGPYLVFMASTINGYEGTGRSLSLKLIQQLRNQNNSSGREESQTTVVSRDNKEAGTGMYDTGRQLREISLDEPIRYAPDDPVEKWLNKLLCLDVTLIKNPRFAARGTPHPSQCNLFIVNRDTLFSYHPVSESFLEKMMALYVASHYKNSPNDLQLMSDAPAHQLFVLLPPIDPKDGGRIPDPLCVIQIALEGEISKESVRNSLSRGQRAGGDLIPWLVSQQFQDEEFAGLSGARVVRIATNPEYASMGYGSRAIELLRDYFEGKFTDMSEETKPKDFSLQRIDDKTLDKTNLLKDDIKLRDAKTLPPLLLKLSEQPPNFLHYLGVSFGLTQPLHKFWRNNKFVPVYLRQTANDLTGEHTCVMLNVLEGRENKWLIEFSNDFHKRLLQLLSYDFKKFTSIQALSVIESSKKLEDESNKPKELTRSQLDDIFSPFDMKRLDSYANNLLDYHVIVDLLPALSLIYFSDKMGNSVKLSSVQSAILLAIGLQRKNIDDIAKELNLPVNQTIAMFAKTMRKFSTYLRSVLSKSYEAAMPILKDEKVAEMDGDEQKIYNATETMNKIEDELEDAGTEAIKAMREKQKELINSLKLDKYAIKGDDEEWNDSSKSLDKAAKQNGGVVSVKTGTKRSTKNSEDIYNQEMNAVKKPKKSRSKSKSKK; via the coding sequence ATGGTTAAAAAAGCTATTGATTCTCGTATTCCAAGTTTGATTCGAAATGGTGTCCAAACTAAACAAAGATCATTCTTTGTGATTGTAGGTGATCGGGCTCGTAACCAGCTACCAAAtttacattatttaatgatgaGCGCCAATCTAAAGATGAATAAGTCAGTATTGTGGGCCTACAAGAAAAAACTATTGGGCTTTACATCCCATAGAAAGAAGAGAGAAgcaaagattaaaaaagaaattaaaagaggCACGAGGGAAGCTAACACACAGGATCCTTTCGaatcttttatttctaaccaaaatattagatatgTGTATTACAAAGAGACAGAAAAGGTTTTGGGGAATACTTATGGTATGTGTATTTTGCAAGATTTTGAAGCACTCACACCAAATTTACTAGCAAGAACTATAGAAACAGTCGAAGGTGGTGGTATTGTTGTTATTCTTTTGAAGTCAATGTCTtcattaaaacaattatacACCATGACTATGGATATACACTCTCGTTACCGTACTGAAGCTCATAATGATGTCGTTGCTAGATTCAATGAAAGATTTATCTTGTCTTTAGGTTCAAATCCAAATTGTTTGGTTGTAGATGACGAATTAAATGTCTTACCAATATCAGGTGGTAAAAATGTCAAGGCTTTACCACCTCCTGACGAAGATACTATTAGTCCGAAAGaacaagaattaaaagatttaaatagTTCATTAGAAGATGTACAACCTGCAGGCTCACTAGTTTCTTTAGCTAAAACTGTAAATCAAGCACATgcaattcttcaatttattgattCAATTTCCGAAAAGACTTTAAATAGTACTGTTGCATTAACTGCTGGTAGAGGTAGAGGTAAATCTGCTGCATTAGGTATTTCAATTGCTGCTGCTATATCTCACGGttattctaatatatttgttaCTTCTCCTTCTCCAGAAAACTTGAAAactttatttgaatttattttcaaggGTTTTGATGCTCTAGGTTATCAAGAACATATCGATTATGATATTATCCAGTCTACCAATCCTGATTTCAATAAAGCTATCGTAAGAgttgatattaaaagagATCATAGACAAACTATTCAGTACATTGTTCCTCAAGATTCCCAAGTATTGGGCCAAGCAGAATTAGTTGTTATTGATGAAGCTGCTGCAATTCCACTACCCATTGTTAAAAAACTCTTAGGCCCATATTTAGTTTTTATGGCATCTACCATAAATGGTTACGAAGGTACAGGAAGATCTTTatctttgaaattaatcCAACAATTACGTAACCAAAATAACTCATCTGGTAGAGAAGAATCACAAACAACTGTTGTCTCGAGAGATAATAAGGAAGCTGGTACTGGTATGTATGATACTGGTCGACAATTGCGTGAAATTTCATTGGATGAACCAATTAGATATGCTCCTGATGATCCTGTTGAAAAATGGCTAAATAAATTGCTATGTTTGGATGTtactttaataaagaatccAAGATTTGCAGCTAGGGGTACTCCACACCCATCTCAAtgtaatttattcattGTTAATAGGGATACGTTATTTTCCTACCATCCTGTTTCCGAATCgtttttagaaaaaatgaTGGCATTATATGTCGCATCTCATTACAAGAACTCTCCTAATGATTTGCAATTAATGAGTGATGCACCAGCCCATCAGCTTTTCGTGTTATTACCACCAATTGATCCAAAGGATGGTGGTAGAATTCCAGACCCATTATGTGTCATTCAAATTGCACTTGAGGGTGAGATTTCGAAAGAAAGTGTAAGGAATTCATTATCTCGTGGTCAGAGAGCTGGTGGTGATTTAATCCCATGGCTTGTCTCTCAACAATTtcaagatgaagaatttgcCGGATTAAGTGGTGCTCGTGTTGTCAGAATTGCTACTAATCCAGAATATGCTTCAATGGGATATGGTTCTCGTGCTATCGAACTATTAAGAGACTACTTTGAGGGTAAATTTACTGATATGTCTGAAGAAACTAAACCAAAAGATTTTTCATTGCAGAGAATCGATGATAAAACATTAGATAAAACGAACTTATTAAAGGATGATATTAAACTGAGAGATGCTAAAACACTTCCACCTTTATTGTTAAAGTTGTCTGAGCAACCACCAAACTTCTTACATTATTTGGGTGTTTCTTTTGGTTTAACCCAGCCACTACACAAATTTTGGAGAAACAACAAATTTGTACCTGTTTATTTACGTCAAACTGCAAATGATTTAACTGGTGAACATACATGCGTTATGTTAAACGTCTTAGAAGGCAGAGAAAATAAATGGCTCATCGAATTTTCTAATGATTTTCACAAACGATTATTACAACTACTTTCATATGatttcaagaaatttaCATCTATTCAAGCATTGAGTGTTATTGAAAGtagtaaaaaattagaagacGAATCTAACAAGCCCAAAGAATTAACTAGATCCCAATTGgatgatatattttcacCATTTGATATGAAAAGATTAGATTCTTATGCCaacaatttattagattatCACGTAATCGTTGATCTGCTACCTGCTTTATCGTTGATTTATTTCAGTGATAAAATGGGTAATTCGGTTAAATTATCTAGCGTTCAAAGTGCCATTTTATTGGCTATTGGGTTACAACGTAAAAATATAGATGATATTGCCaaagaattgaatttaCCAGTGAATCAAACAATTGCAATGTTTGCAAAAACAATGAGAAAATTTTCAACGTACCTCCGTAGTGTCTTGAGTAAATCTTACGAAGCAGCAATGcctattttaaaagatgagAAAGTTGCTGAAATGGATGGTGatgaacaaaaaatatataatgcGACTGAAACTATGAATAAGATAGAAGATGAGTTAGAGGATGCGGGCACAGAAGCAATTAAAGCTATGAGAGAAAAGCAAAAGGAATTaatcaattctttaaaattagataaataTGCTATTAAaggtgatgatgaagaatgGAATGACTCATCTAAAAGTCTGGATAAAGCTGCTAAGCAAAACGGCGGTGTTGTCAGTGTCAAAACAGGTACTAAGAGATCCACTAAAAATTCAGAAGATATTTACAATCAAGAAATGAATGCCGTGAAGAAACCTAAAAAATCTAGATCTAAAtctaaatctaaaaaatag
- the TOM22 gene encoding Tom22p (similar to Saccharomyces cerevisiae TOM22 (YNL131W); ancestral locus Anc_2.137) gives MVELTEVRESGEDQLAQTSAINDKGPLLSDINDNDDKNDDDDDDDDDDDSTFDQDETIWERIEALKDMVPPKQRHQISGGLSTIGSTIRGVFNKSFSLTWIITTSALLLGVPLSLSILAEQQLIEMERSFDLQKDANELLGQQENKESSGNATATA, from the coding sequence ATGGTTGAATTAACAGAAGTACGTGAATCAGGAGAAGATCAATTAGCCCAAACTTCGGCTATAAATGATAAAGGTCCACTTTTATCAGATATCAacgataatgatgataaaaatgacgatgatgatgatgatgatgatgatgatgatagtACATTCGATCAAGATGAAACTATTTGGGAAAGAATAGAAGCCTTAAAAGATATGGTTCCACCAAAGCAAAGACATCAAATTTCTGGTGGTTTAAGCACAATTGGATCTACAATTAGAGGGGTATTTAATAAGAGTTTCAGTTTGACATGGATTATTACTACAAGTGCTTTGCTATTAGGTGTTCCGTTATCTTTGAGTATCTTAGCGGAACAGCAATTAATCGAAATGGAAAGAAGCTTTGATTTACAAAAGGATGccaatgaattattaggTCAACAGGAAAACAAAGAGAGCTCCGGTAATGCTACAGCTACTGCTTAG
- the CPT1 gene encoding diacylglycerol cholinephosphotransferase (similar to Saccharomyces cerevisiae EPT1 (YHR123W) and CPT1 (YNL130C); ancestral locus Anc_2.138), whose product MGFFVPQSSLVNLKNYKYSSEDRSIVTKYILKPFWTKFALIFPTWMAPNLVTLLGFCFILINVATTLYYDPSLTQESPRWTYFSYALGLFLYQTFDACDGMHARRTGQSGPLGELFDHCVDSLNTTLSILPFCSAMGMGYTHILIFAQFSCLCNFYLSTWEEFHTHKLFLSEFSGPVEGILGLVGFFILTGIFGQDAIWNVHLFDITLFVNKPFNVTTSHALIYLIVIGIIFNIISARRNVIEYYEKNTPSENRTAIEKNINNAFKGLLPFILFYIPVFFLISIQPNFINLPFILSIGFTMAFVVGRIIVGHLTQQHYPMINPPMFLPVLQIATYLFMVNGLNYEQITVSTALSWFGFGLSVGMHAFFINEIIYEFTTYLDMYALSIKHPKKLS is encoded by the exons ATGGGTTTCTTCGTGCCTCAATCATCTCTagtgaatttgaaaaactaCAA ATATAGTAGTGAAGATCGCTCTATTGTAACCAAGTATATCTTAAAACCATTTTGGACAAAATTTGCTTTAATTTTCCCAACATGGATGGCTCCAAACTTGGTTACTTTATTAGGATTTTGTTTCATCTTAATAAATGTCGCTACGACTCTATACTATGATCCATCATTAACCCAAGAATCCCCTCGTTGGACTTATTTCTCATATGCTCTAGGActatttctttatcaaaCATTTGATGCTTGTGATGGGATGCATGCTCGTAGAACTGGGCAATCAGGACCATTGGGTGAGTTATTTGATCACTGTGTTGATTCTTTGAATACCACCTTGTCTATCCTTCCATTTTGTTCTGCAATGGGTATGGGTTACACACATATACTGATATTTGCTCAATTTAGTTGTTTATGCAATTTCTATTTGAGCACTTGGGAAGAATTCCATACACATAAATTATTCTTAAGTGAATTTTCAGGTCCAGTTGAAGGGATATTAGGCTTAGTTggatttttcattttaacTGGTATATTTGGGCAAGATGCAATCTGGAACGTCcatttatttgatatcactttatttgttaataaACCTTTTAATGTTACTACCTCACACGCGCTAATTTACTTAATAGTAATcggtattatttttaatattatttctgCAAGAAGAAATgttattgaatattatgaaaaaaatacccCTTCAGAAAATAGAACTGCTATtgaaaagaatattaataatgccTTCAAAGGCTTATTGCCCTTTATCTTGTTCTATATTCCGGTTTTCTTCCTAATATCAATTCAaccaaattttattaatttgcCATTTATACTAAGTATTGGTTTTACAATGGCTTTCGTCGTAGGTCGTATAATTGTTGGACATCTAACACAACAACATTATCCAATGATAAATCCTCCAATGTTTTTGCCTGTTTTACAAATAGCCACATATTTGTTCATGGTAAATGGTTTAAATTACGAACAAATTACCGTCAGTACTGCACTATCATGGTTTGGTTTTGGTTTATCTGTGGGTATGCATGCTTTTTTcataaatgaaattatttatgaATTCACCACTTACTTAGATATGTATGCATTATCCATTAAACATCCAAAGAAACTATCTTAA
- the YSF3 gene encoding U2 snRNP complex subunit YSF3 (similar to Saccharomyces cerevisiae YSF3 (YNL138W-A); ancestral locus Anc_2.126): MQSEAQRQKQQYQILKLKYLGLGDESTTKEEWLENIQKDTYYSLQAHSALLEYISLGQHDSSKTETRIKLLKKMCENKVKRTIGNDDISTKK, encoded by the coding sequence ATGCAATCGGAAGCACAAAGGCAAAAGCAACAGTATCAAATACTAAAACTAAAATACTTGGGATTAGGTGATGAATCTACTACAAAGGAAGAATGgttagaaaatattcagAAAGATACCTATTATAGTCTCCAAGCTCATTCTGCACTGCTAGAGTATATATCATTAGGTCAACATGACTCAAGCAAAACTGAAACAAGGATTAAGCTATTAAAAAAGATGTGTGAAAATAAAGTGAAAAGGACTATTGgaaatgatgatatttctaccaaaaaatga
- the NDT80 gene encoding transcription factor NDT80 (similar to Saccharomyces cerevisiae NDT80 (YHR124W); ancestral locus Anc_2.135), with amino-acid sequence MMDLVHMVDPIIQQETFLNKERDKKRQYRKRSKATESEISIENDEASEYKDITTLANNMDLTLKYDEDNGMIETHINDDGSTSNYFDKRKLKVAPRSTLQFKVGPHFEKARQLYSVIELNTGKKLNITLCPRIDRGFDFIENEWVGYKRNYFTLVSTFETPDFNLDQFLASSFGIIPRNKNKTNIGDISVELQPIKYFAIKIQARSAEDNSKIELIQHTAKRDKGPHFKPPVFPLIPGPLPQHQIIREASNVRNLAKMKKYDSTFHFHRDKVPNFFSKDSIINTYPEDCIRKVARYERVQFASSMNIKNPLQRNKYFKLHVILGAIIDVQTGDDLEDCSFQSEINSEDTMYKEVFIPIQEMRTPSLIIRGRSPSNYANSKRITMKTSSTPISANKDKYRRKSKQLELDKNRIILSTMDSNSIQGRPSKRNKKNNTLPMVTPTVNNAIKNTRINSRMHSSFQKSAIQNVETLKHIENLIISNPSNNPYILSSLKERESENVNQNSDNIPDSINIKDVELKPLKYFKNEKISLKTSVLPSSIDLSFISNPKISKKEKIIDPIDKDDDLIENFSLTKAERILSNGLSKYLNDERDISSSLDSSFEEGLSLISEGINKLTTQEVPPTREGSSLNLEIIPRLFSGKGSKSENQTMIPLCSSDFDRELLFSENLKKSYPSNLEQHIYELHQQSYQYCMPSEKGNHSYSVEYENRLTTTSFLPTEAIGSHKLFDETSFFEN; translated from the coding sequence atgatgGATTTAGTGCACATGGTTGATCCAATTATTCAGCAAGAAACATTTCTGAATAAAGAAAGAGATAAGAAGAGGCAATACCGCAAAAGAAGTAAAGCTACTGAGAGTGAAATTTCcattgaaaatgatgaagcTTCGGAATATAAGGATATTACTACATTGGCCAATAATATGGATTTGACACTTAAATATGACGAAGATAATGGAATGATTGAGACACatattaatgatgatgGGTCAACATCAAATTACTTTGATAAAAGAAAACTAAAAGTTGCCCCAAGATCAACTTTGCAATTTAAAGTTGGTCCGCATTTTGAGAAAGCAAGGCAACTGTATTCTGTAATTGAACTCAATACTGGGAAAAAACTGAACATAACCCTTTGTCCGCGGATCGATAGAGGATTcgattttattgaaaatgagTGGGTTGGCTATaagagaaattattttaccTTAGTTTCCACCTTTGAAACTCCGGATTTCAATTTAGATCAATTTTTGGCAAGTTCATTTGGGATAATTCCtagaaacaaaaataaaaccaaTATAGGGGATATATCTGTTGAACTTCAGccaatcaaatattttgcaataaaaattcaagcACGGAGTGCAGAggataattctaaaattgaattaattcaaCATACTGCAAAAAGAGATAAAGGACCACATTTTAAACCACCTGTATTTCCTTTGATACCTGGACCTCTTCCACaacatcaaataattagaGAGGCTTCAAATGTTCGTAATTTAGccaaaatgaaaaaatatgacTCCACATTCCATTTCCACAGAGATAAAGTGCCAAATTTCTTCTCCAAAGACTCCATCATTAATACTTATCCTGAAGATTGTATCAGAAAAGTAGCAAGATATGAACGTGTGCAATTTGCTTCCTcaatgaatattaaaaatccACTgcaaagaaataaatattttaaactGCATGTAATTTTAGGCGCAATTATTGATGTTCAAACGGGAGACGATTTAGAAGATTGCTCATTTCAATCTGAGATCAATTCGGAAGATACTATGTATAAAGAAGTTTTTATTCCAATTCAAGAAATGAGAACAccttctttaataatacgTGGACGCTCTCCTTCAAATTATGCAAATTCTAAAAGAATAACAATGAAAACTTCCTCAACTCCAATCTCAgcaaataaagataaatatagaAGGAAAAGTAAACAATTAGAActtgataaaaatagaattattttatctACAATGGATTCAAACTCAATTCAAGGAAGGCCttctaaaagaaataagaaaaataacaCATTACCAATGGTGACACCCACTGTGAATAATGCCATAAAAAACACCAGAATAAATTCAAGAATGCATTCATCATTTCAAAAATCTGCCATACAAAATGTAGAAACTCTGAAGCATATTgaaaatctaataatttccaATCCTTCCAATAATCCTTATATACTTTCCTCCTTAAAGGAAAGGGAAAGCGAAAATGTAAATCAAAATTCCGACAATATTCCAGACTccataaatataaaagatgTAGAATTAAAaccattaaaatattttaagaatGAGAAAATATCTCTAAAAACATCGGTACTTCCTTCTTCTATTGATTTGTCATTTATCTCTAAtccaaaaatatcaaaaaaagaaaagataataGATCCTATTGACAAAGATGATGATCTTATCGAAAATTTTAGTCTAACAAAAGCTGAGAGAATACTTTCTAATGGATTAAGTaagtatttaaatgatgaaagGGATATATCATCTTCCCTTGACTCTAGTTTTGAAGAAGGATTAAGTCTAATATCAGAaggaataaataaattaacgACACAAGAAGTTCCACCTACCAGGGAGGGTAGTTCATTGAATCTTGAAATAATCCCAAGATTATTTTCTGGAAAGGGGTCCAAGTCTGAGAATCAAACAATGATACCTCTGTGCTCATCTGATTTTGATCGTGAGCTCCTCTTCAGCgaaaatttgaagaagagTTATCCATCAAATTTGGAACAACATATTTATGAACTTCACCAGCAATCATATCAATATTGTATGCCATCTGAAAAAGGTAATCACTCATATAGTGTTGAGTATGAAAATCGATTGACAACTACTAGTTTTTTGCCAACAGAGGCAATTGGATCTCATAAATTGTTTGATGAAACTagtttttttgaaaattaa
- the FYV6 gene encoding Fyv6p (similar to Saccharomyces cerevisiae FYV6 (YNL133C); ancestral locus Anc_2.134) gives MKKINQKASEQSLTTISINGTQQTSGIRGKKPLVFVSEGVTNLEEQKEKAHIQQERYESEARRRERKTLRDQLRNSTIKKQKEFTRNIRDREGFNRLSKKEIDYYNNIESAKIKQKNDLEKYLSNKGQEFDRRKELLAKNALSSEGNPGINRQDKNILSPVIGTKIKDKEKLRISGIVSKNNKIKKLKIKITNPT, from the coding sequence atgaaaaaaataaatcaaaaagcTTCAGAGCAATCACTTACTACCATTTCCATAAATGGCACCCAACAAACTTCTGGAATTAGAGGGAAGAAACCTCTGGTATTTGTTTCCGAAGGAGTAACCAATCTTGAAGAACAGAAAGAAAAGGCTCATATCCAGCAAGAACGTTATGAATCAGAAGCAAGGCGTAGAGAACGGAAGACGCTGAGAGATCAATTAAGAAACAGTACTATtaagaaacaaaaagaatTCACTCGAAATATAAGAGATCGTGAAGGCTTTAATAGATTAAGTAAAAAGGAAAtagattattataataacaTTGAAAGTGCAAAAATTAAGCAAAAGAatgatttggaaaaatacCTAAGTAACAAGGGTCAAGAATTTGATAGAAGAAAAGAGCTATTAGCAAAAAATGCACTTTCATCTGAAGGTAATCCTGGTATAAACAGgcaagataaaaatatcctATCCCCGGTTATTGGTACTAAAATAAaggataaagaaaaattgagaATTTCGGGAATTGTATCTAAGAACaataagataaaaaaattaaagataaaaatcaCAAACCCTACTTAG
- the LSM12 gene encoding Lsm12p (similar to Saccharomyces cerevisiae LSM12 (YHR121W); ancestral locus Anc_2.142): protein MLNLDQTRGFQVKVITVLDETILGTIYSVNSRNLTITLQTNTIPSPTSTSANGNDNNNSFRIIQNNFVKKLIVLNKPDKSAQINKITLPQLVDLTNIQNRIKDTSNINTINSTTNERSLVFETLKKTLNDTKIANDKIVVLGDVVIEAPFKVENVKGSGSGYELVKRIVDGVWQRKGG from the coding sequence ATGTTGAATTTAGATCAAACTCGTGGTTTTCAAGTCAAAGTTATCACCGTATTGGATGAAACCATTCTGGGCACAATATATTCTGTCAATTCAAGAAACTTGACCATTACTTTACAAACTAATACAATTCCTTCTCCTACTTCTACAAGTGCCAAtggtaatgataataataattcttttagaattatccaaaataattttgttaaaaaattgattgtATTAAATAAACCGGATAAATCTGctcaaattaataaaataacttTACCACAATTAGTTGATTTAACTAATATCCAAAACCGTATCAAAGATACTTCCAATATAAATACTATCAACTCCACAACTAATGAAAGGTCACTTGTCTTTGAGACTTTAAAGAAAACTTTAAATGATACTAAAATTgctaatgataaaattgtaGTATTAGGTGATGTAGTCATTGAAGCTCCTTTTAAAGTAGAAAATGTAAAAGGATCAGGCAGTGGTTATGAATTGGTTAAAAGAATAGTAGATGGTGTATGGCAAAGAAAGGGAGGCTAA